The Triticum aestivum cultivar Chinese Spring chromosome 7B, IWGSC CS RefSeq v2.1, whole genome shotgun sequence genome window below encodes:
- the LOC123158545 gene encoding transaldolase encodes MALSISAPTSSPFLPAPRQVGRWSSSPSSAKPAVFSLRRPVVVARAAAGNAPSSPAGAVVTEFDVVSSFSEIVPDTVVFDDFEKFAPTAATVSSSLLLGIAGLPDTKFKSAIDTALVDGECNTMEKPGDRMSCYLTKALGNVGAELAHQVPGRVSTEIDARLAYNTQGIVQRVHELLQIYNEHDIPSERLLFKIPATWQGIEASRLLESEGTQTHLTFVYSFAQAAAAAQAGASVVQIFVGRIRDWAKNHSGDPEIDEALKKGEDAGLALVKKAYVYIHKNGYKTKLMAAAVRNKQDVFSLLGIDYIIAPLKILQSLDESVTYSDEKYGYVQRLTPSLDKMYNFSQEELVKWDQLSLAAAMGPAAEELLASGLEGYANQARRVEELFAKIWPPPNV; translated from the exons ATGGCGCTCTCCATTTCCGCACCCACCTCGTCTCCCTTCCTCCCCGCCCCCCGCCAG GTCGGCAGGTGGAGCTCGTCACCAAGCTCGGCTAAGCCCGCGGTTTTTAGCCTACGGAGGCCGGTTGTGGTGGCACGGGCCGCCGCCGGCAACGCGCCCTCTTCCCCCGCAGGCG CGGTCGTAACTGAGTTCGACGTGGTCTCCAGCTTCAGCGAGATCGTGCCGGACACAGTCGTGTTCGATGATTTTGAGAA GTTTGCACCGACGGCGGCCACCGTGAGCTCTTCACTGTTGCTTGGGATCGCAGGGCTCCCGGATACCAAGTTCAAG AGTGCCATAGATACCGCATTGGTAGATGGTGAATGTAACACAATGGAGAAGCCCGGGGACCGGATGTCCTGTTACCTTACCAAG GCCCTGGGGAATGTTGGAGCTGAGCTGGCTCATCAAGTTCCTGGAAGAGTGTCCACGGAAATAGATGCTCGATTGGCTTACAATACCCAAGGAATCGTCCAGAGG GTGCATGAACTGTTGCAGATATACAATGAACATGATATCCCATCAGAACGTCTGTTATTCAAAATTCCTGCTACATGGCAA GGTATAGAAGCGTCAAGATTACTTGAATCTGAAGGAACTCAAACACATCTAACATTCGTTTACAG TTTTGCACAAGCAGCAGCTGCAGCGCAAGCTGGTGCATCCGTCGTACAAATATTTGTGGGGCGTATTCGG GATTGGGCAAAGAATCACTCTGGTGACCCAGAGATTGATGAAGCTTTAAAGAAGGGAGAAGATGCTGGCCTTGCCTTG GTGAAGAAAGCGTATGTGTACATTCACAAGAATGGGTACAAGACAAAGTTGATGGCCGCTGCCGTGCGCAACAAGCAAGACGTGTTTAGCCTTCTGGG GATCGACTACATCATCGCGCCCCTGAAGATACTGCAGTCCTTGGATGAATCTGTGACCTATTCCGATGAAAAGTACGGTTATGTCCAGAGGCTGACTCCTTCGCTTGACAAGATGTACAACTTCAGCCAAGAGGAG CTTGTGAAGTGGGACCAGCTGAGCCTGGCTGCGGCGATGGGGCCAGCGGCGGAGGAGCTGCTTGCTTCTGGGCTGGAGGGGTACGCAAACCAGGCGCGGCGCGTGGAGGAGCTCTTCGCCAAGATCTGGCCACCCCCCAATGTTTGA